The Echinicola rosea genome has a segment encoding these proteins:
- a CDS encoding HEPN domain-containing protein — protein sequence MTATKELFSSPTNLEASKAKLWELFKHWTTSPYRSADKQEDKDMVDFYESLCTFLEERVITDEKGAGHANTVYSQDLDEYFVHLVIAIKIILGPDRIYLFDLPALDESEEINRKEVYVLLPSVNSQTMETYKGLLGFLALGKDELCIHPINRSYLKQELMDGNLFFHYYLNEDRLIYQKDGSMELPIMEKEVKARALGEARERILAGWEIGNAFWEHVQIERKKKDWTLSVYFIHQALELWLRSLVHCWENYVKKTHEIRVLIRQCWKYIPELATVFPQDSPDEVKLLKTLEDAYCKARYQITFVVKEEIATKLFHRAECIHKLCKAHHEKSLQPIFEQF from the coding sequence ATGACAGCTACAAAAGAATTATTTTCAAGCCCTACCAACTTGGAAGCCAGTAAAGCAAAACTCTGGGAGCTTTTCAAGCACTGGACCACTTCACCGTACAGATCAGCTGATAAACAGGAGGATAAGGATATGGTGGATTTTTATGAAAGCTTGTGTACATTTTTAGAAGAAAGGGTAATCACGGATGAAAAAGGGGCCGGACACGCAAATACAGTATATTCCCAAGATTTGGATGAATACTTTGTGCACTTGGTGATTGCTATAAAAATCATTTTGGGCCCTGATCGTATATACCTATTCGATTTGCCGGCACTAGATGAGAGCGAAGAAATTAATCGGAAAGAGGTTTATGTCCTGTTGCCCAGTGTTAATTCCCAGACCATGGAGACCTACAAAGGACTGTTGGGCTTCTTGGCATTGGGAAAAGATGAGTTGTGTATTCATCCCATCAACCGTTCATATCTTAAGCAGGAATTGATGGATGGAAACCTATTTTTCCATTATTACCTAAACGAGGATAGGTTGATCTATCAAAAAGACGGAAGTATGGAACTGCCAATAATGGAAAAGGAAGTCAAAGCTAGAGCCCTTGGTGAAGCCCGAGAGCGAATTTTGGCGGGATGGGAGATAGGGAATGCCTTTTGGGAACATGTACAGATCGAACGAAAAAAGAAAGATTGGACCCTATCGGTCTATTTTATCCATCAAGCGCTGGAACTTTGGCTTAGGTCATTGGTACACTGTTGGGAGAACTATGTAAAGAAGACCCATGAAATCAGGGTGCTGATCCGACAATGTTGGAAATACATTCCTGAGCTTGCCACAGTATTTCCCCAAGACAGCCCTGATGAAGTAAAACTACTCAAAACCCTCGAAGATGCCTATTGCAAAGCCCGTTATCAGATTACGTTTGTCGTAAAGGAAGAGATTGCCACCAAACTTTTCCATCGAGCCGAATGCATTCACAAACTGTGTAAAGCACATCACGAGAAAAGCCTACAGCCTATTTTTGAGCAGTTTTAG
- a CDS encoding helix-turn-helix transcriptional regulator has translation MTNTSSRNIHQGRNIKRFREMLGIKQDALAHELGEDWSQKKISLLEQKEDIEESILKQVAEILHIPVEAIQNFDEEQAVNIISNTFTCTDFKGNASVMNFHPVFDPVEKIMQIHEEKIALYERMLKEKNEMMARLERLIQIGKGGSTA, from the coding sequence ATGACAAATACATCTTCACGAAATATCCATCAGGGACGAAATATCAAACGCTTTAGAGAAATGCTGGGCATCAAACAAGATGCTTTGGCCCACGAACTGGGAGAAGACTGGTCCCAAAAGAAAATCAGTCTACTAGAACAAAAAGAGGACATTGAAGAAAGTATTCTAAAGCAGGTAGCAGAAATCCTTCATATTCCGGTAGAGGCCATTCAGAATTTTGATGAAGAACAGGCGGTGAATATTATTTCTAATACTTTTACCTGTACTGATTTTAAAGGAAATGCCTCTGTAATGAATTTTCACCCAGTTTTTGATCCTGTTGAAAAAATCATGCAAATTCATGAAGAGAAAATAGCCCTTTATGAAAGGATGCTGAAAGAAAAGAATGAGATGATGGCAAGATTGGAGAGATTGATTCAAATTGGAAAAGGAGGAAGTACTGCTTAA
- a CDS encoding PDDEXK nuclease domain-containing protein, whose product MRKSNEVSNSQGSTDPLFGEIKQLIDQSRRQVAHTVNAAISLLYWKVGKRLHEEVLHHQRAEYGKEIINSLSVQLEQEYGKGWSKRQIHYCLRFAEAFPDAEIVHTLCSQLTWSHIRLIIPMDSEVKRMFYVEICKLEKWSVRSLQEKIDSMLYERTAISKKPEETIKTTLGELKNQDSVNPDLIFRDPYFLDFLGLSDTYSEKDLEDSILNELQKFIGELGSDFAFLARQKRIGIDQVDYYIDLLFYHRRLKSLVAIDLKLGHFKAEYKGQMELYLRWLEKHETVEGENPPIGLILCASKNQEHIELLQLDKGNIKVAEYLVHLPPMKVLEQKLHRAMEIAQNKLNKEDE is encoded by the coding sequence ATGAGAAAAAGTAACGAAGTATCGAATAGCCAAGGCAGTACCGATCCGCTATTTGGGGAGATCAAGCAGCTGATCGATCAAAGCCGTAGGCAAGTAGCTCACACCGTAAATGCAGCAATAAGTCTGCTTTACTGGAAGGTAGGCAAGCGACTTCATGAAGAAGTCCTGCATCATCAACGGGCGGAATACGGGAAAGAAATCATCAACTCATTGTCCGTACAGCTAGAACAAGAGTACGGAAAGGGATGGAGCAAGCGTCAGATTCATTATTGCCTGCGTTTTGCCGAGGCTTTTCCAGACGCAGAAATTGTGCACACACTGTGTTCACAATTGACCTGGTCACACATCCGGCTGATCATTCCTATGGACAGCGAGGTAAAGCGCATGTTTTATGTAGAAATCTGCAAACTGGAAAAATGGAGCGTGCGCAGCCTTCAGGAGAAGATCGACTCCATGCTGTATGAACGCACGGCAATCAGCAAGAAACCGGAAGAAACCATCAAAACCACCTTAGGGGAATTAAAAAATCAGGATTCCGTCAATCCGGATTTGATATTCAGAGATCCGTATTTTCTGGATTTTTTGGGATTGAGTGACACTTACTCCGAAAAAGACCTGGAAGATTCAATTCTGAATGAACTCCAAAAATTCATCGGAGAACTGGGCTCTGATTTTGCGTTTTTGGCTCGGCAAAAGAGAATCGGAATAGATCAAGTGGATTATTATATCGACCTGCTCTTTTACCATCGCAGGCTAAAAAGCCTTGTGGCCATTGATCTAAAACTAGGCCACTTCAAGGCAGAGTACAAAGGACAAATGGAGCTGTACCTTCGCTGGCTGGAAAAACATGAAACGGTAGAAGGGGAAAACCCACCGATAGGCCTGATCCTCTGTGCCTCCAAAAATCAGGAACATATCGAGCTGCTGCAACTGGACAAAGGAAATATCAAAGTGGCCGAATACCTGGTGCACCTGCCACCGATGAAAGTCCTGGAGCAAAAGCTGCACAGGGCCATGGAAATCGCCCAGAACAAACTGAATAAAGAAGATGAGTGA